The Candidatus Rubidus massiliensis DNA segment GGTGTCATGCCAAAAAATTTTCCAGTCGAAATAGTAATACCGCTTCTTGATACACCAGGCATCAAAGCTAAAGCTTGAGAAACTCCTACAAACAAGGCTTGGCTTTTGTTTGATTTTAACTGAAATGTGTTAGCTGCCTTGATTCCAATTTGTAAGCAAATAGCTGTAAACAGAAAGAAAAAACCTAAATACTCTGTTTGATTATATAAACTTTTAATTGGTTTTAACAATAAAACCAGAGGAAAAAGGGGGAGTATTGCAATAAAAACCATTGGTAAAAGAGAATTTCTACTTAAGAACATTTCTTTAAGGCTTTTGCTATAGACGATTAAGATAGCTAAAAGGGTTCCTAGATGGCAAACAATGTCAAATAGAACAAGTTTTTCTAAATTTTTAAAGCCAAAGATTAATTGAAAGAGGGTTAAATGACCTGAAGAACTTACGGGTAAAAATTCAGTTAGACCTTGAATGATGCCTAGGAAAAGAGCTTGTATTATTGTCATAATATCCTAGGAAAAAAGGGCGATCGACGGGATTCGAACCCGCGACTTTTGGAACCACAATCCAACGCTCTAACCAACTGAGCTACGATCGCCATTAGAAAAACGATATTTTGACTAAAAGCTCCTTTTAAATCAAGTAAAAAAAATGTTTTTTTCTTGTTCTTTTCGTTTGTAGTACAAAAAAACACCTAGAGTATAGGTAATGGTTAGTAACAACAGAAGGTATATAAATGAAAATTTTTTTACAGATAAGTATATTTCTCTTTGAATTGGATAATTATATATTGTTGCTAATAAACTGTGGACTAGTTTTTCACAAATCGGAAGTAAAATACTCTTCATTGGAAATAAAAGAATGTGACTTAAAATTAGCAGAAAAATCAAAAAGAAAATTATGGAGATACATAACGGAAAAAATAAATTGTAAACAAGACTTAAGATAGGAAATTTGCTAAAATGATAAAGAGTTAAAGGAAAAGTGGCTATATTTACTGCAAAACTTAAGGCTATTCCTTTTCTAATCCATTGCAAAACAATATAAACTAATTGATGGATAACTTTTAAGTCTAAAGCTTCGTTTAAAAACCGTTTTGGAAGGACTTTTTCTAAAAAAGAATCAAACGGTGGGTAAAAAATTAAAATTGCGGACGTAGTTAAAAAACTAAATTGAAACCCCAAATGATAAATATAAAATGGATCGATAAAAATAACGGTAAGCAAGCCAATTCCTAAAATATTTAAACTTGAATAACATAATCCATATCGATTAGCGATAAGGATGGCAATGATTGCTATCCAAGCGCGAAGGACTGAAGGGGATAGACCTAACAAAATAAAATAAAAAGTTATCAACAGGATAACAGAAAAAAACACAAATTGTACCTTGAAAATCGTTCTTAAAGAGCATTGAAGCAAGAAAGCGATGATTCCAAAATGGAAACCAGACACCGCTAAAATATGTTGCAAGCCAAAACGATTAAAGTGAAAACTTAGAAGAGGGTCTTCTTGTTCACCTAAAAATATGCCACTTAAGAAATTAGCATCACGTTTAGATGTAAACAAAGTAGAGAAATATTTTTTTATACTTTCTTTAACTTCATATCTCTTTTCTGCCCAACTATAGCTTTTGTTAACAGTTTGCCAAGGTTTATTTTTTTGAGGATAAAAAGTGTAACTATAGCTCTTGGTATGATAAATTTTTCCATAAACATAATAATCTTTATTGGCAACTGGCCGATTAATGTTTGTATTATGGGGTATAAAAATGTTAACCGGTATATTTTTAGCTAATAGGTGATTATCACAAGTCCAGTTTTTTAAAAAACCTTTGTAAACCCATTGTTTTCCCTGAAAAGAAGATTTTAACTGAATGGAATCAATTTGCAAGTAACCACTGCCTTGTAAACCATAGGGGGGAATGGTTGGAATTTTATAGTGATAATTCAAGTAAGCAAGATTTGTTATACAAAGCAAAATAGAGGCAAAAACTTTCGTAAGGGAATAAGAAGCTGTAAATAATAAGTAGATTAAAAGAAGCAAAAAAAGAGGGTGATAGGTTGTGAAAATAGCAAAATTTACGCAAAATAGCAAACCCCAATAAAGAGCTGGATGGGCGGACCAAAAACTTTCAAACCATTTTAACCAATTCTTCATTAAGTTGACGTTTAAAAACACATTTTAAGAAAAAATGATGAAGAATCTTGTCATTGCTTAAAAGAAATAGTTCCAAAAGCAGTTTTTATAAAGAGCATCAAAGATTGATTAAAAGATTCACTCATCTTAAGTTTTAAGTTAAAAAGAAATGAATATATAAAAAGTCTTATAACTAATAAATCTTAAATTTGAATTTCGTATAAGCGAAGAGCAGAATCTGCAAAATTTGATTCTAATTTTAATTCAGATGGAATTTGTTTATCTGAGATATCTTGTATTTTTTTTTCGTCACTTAAGGTATTTAAAGAAGCTTTGCTATTAGACTTTTCGCCATTTGAAATAGTTTTACCAAATGCTTTTGGAATTTTTTTTCTCATTTGTAAAGCTTCTACTAATGTTTGCACACCCGCTACAAACTCATCTCCAAGTAAGGCTGCTTTAAAACCTGATACCACAACTAAATGTTTATAAAGGATAGTATTTTGATTAGTTAATACAATTTGTCTTCCTTTTTTATCTATTTGTTCAAGTTGTCCAGCTAAAATAAAGGCATCTTGATCGATAGACAAAACTCCTTGACTCATAAGGCGAAAATCGTGGTCATTTAATTTGTGGTCTTTAAGTATAAAAACATCCGGATTAGTATCGGGGTTTGTGCGATCAACAAAAACTATGAAAGCTTGTGTTGTATGAACACTAAAAGATGGGTGTAAATCTTTAAATTGAACGTTAATTCTTTCAAAAGTCATTATATCCTCCAGAAGTATTGTAAATATTTTTATACTTTTTTTCAAGGAAAATATATAGATATTTTTTTAAATAAATATTTTTTTTAAACATAAAGTTTGCTAAAAATTTGAAATAACTGTTTGTGAATACTTAAGGAATAAACGAAATGCATGGATTTATCAATGATTATTATTCTGAATTTTCTGAAAAGAAACAAAATGGTAAGTTTCACAAAGTAATAGCTTTACATGAAAATAAACAAATAAGTTGGGAAGAAATTCAAAAAATCGCCCCAAATATGGTTAGAGGGTGGTTTGAACTAGCTCATCTTTGCGATGAGGATAGAATAAATTTTTTGCGAGACTATTGGTTAGTAAAACTGCCCTATCATCCTAAAATGGGAGAGTTTTTAAACCGTTTTTTTTCTTCCTTAGATGGCATTGGAGTTTACTTAACTCAAAAAAGCTATGATGATCCATTTCAAATTCAATTAGTCTACAGTTTAAAAAGTGGAAATACTTTTTTTAGTGGTTGTGCGCCAGCGACTGAAGAAGAGATCAACCATTTATCGACCTATTTTTCTAAATGGATTTTACCACAAGATTATCTTGCGTTTTTGAAAATTCATGGGGGTTTTTGTAAAACAACGGATAGCACGGGTATTTTAAAACCATCACAAGTCATTAACACATATAAACAATTTCAAGCTTATTTAATTAATGAAGAGCCATTAATTGTTAGAGGACGGGCTATTGATCCATCGACATTAATCCCTTTTTATGAATCATTTGGTATGCCGTTTTATCAATGTTTTTGGGCTGAATGGTATCCAGAACTTGAAATGGGCAATGTTTACTATTCGGGAACGTCAAAATCTATTTCATTTGTTGCCAATAGTGATGAATTTCAAGACTCTATGGCTTTTCCAACTTTTTCAGACTGGTTAATGTTTTATCTTGAAGAAATACATTAAAAGTTCTTAATTTAGTACTTTTAACTAAATTTTTTTATGTATTCTGTTGCTGATTTATATGATCGTTTCAAAGATCGCTTAGGTTTAGAACTAGTAGCTGGTAAAAGTGGTCTTAAAAGAAAAATTAAAGTACCTGAAGCTCATAGACCGGGTCTTAGCTTATCAGGCTATTTAAAAAATTTTGTTAATAAAAGAATCTTGATTTTTGGTCGTGTTGAAATTGAATATTTACGTGATTTGCTGCCGATAGTTAGAGTAACAAGACTTCAATCTTTACTATCAACAGCCACACCAGCGGTTATTGTGGCCAGAAGATATTTACCGCCAAAAGAACTAAAAGAGATATGTGAAAAAAACAATATTCCTCTTTTTCGAGCGAATCTAACTACCATGAATTTAATGAGTAAACTAACTCTTTTGCTAGTAGAAGAGTTTTCTCCAACCATTAGTTGTCATGGAACATTAGTAGAAGTGTTTGGGGTTGGAGTGTTAATAAAAGGTGATTCCGCGGTCGGAAAAAGTGAAACGGCGTTAGGATTAGTAGAAAGGGGACATCGACTAATTTCTGATGATATCGTCAAAGTGAAAAAAAGAGAAGCCGGCTATCTAGAAGGATTTGGCGCTGAATTAACAAAGCACCATATGGAAATAAGAGGCATTGGAATTATTAACGTCGCTCATCTTTACGGAGCGGTATGTGTTAGAGATCAAAAAAGTATTGATATAGTTGTTAAGTTAGAAACATGGGATGATAACCAATTTTATGATAGAGTGGGCTTAGAAGAAAAATTCTGCGATCTTTTAGGTGTTCAATTACCCTATCATATACTTCCCATAAAACCTGGAAGAGATGTTGTTTTGTTATTAGAAACAATAGCTTTAAATCACAGATTAAAAGGTATGGGCTATAATTCAGCTCAAGATTTTACCAAGAGATTGGCTCAAGAAATTTCTTCTAAAAAAAAATACAAAAGAAGGATTTGAAAAGTGAAGTGTGAAAAAGATCTAAAAGTAAAAAATTCAATGGGGCTTCACACAAGGCCTGCAACCTATATCGTAAAACTTCTACAAGGTTGTAAAAGCTCTGTTCACATGACATATAAAAAAGAAACGGTAAATGCAAAAAGTATTTTGAGTTTGCTAATGTTAGCTTTGAGAAAAAATAGCAAAGTAAAAATTACAGTGGAAGGAGATGATGCTCCTGAAATAATGGAGAAATTAACACAAGCTTTTGATAATTGTTTTGAGGAATCGCTATAAATGGAATCTTTAGCGCAAGAGTGTTTCCTAATTGGAGTTGGTCTATCGCCCGGAATAGGCATTGGAAAACCATATATCTATGAAGTAGATGAGTTTCCAAATTCAGAATCCATTCTACCATTTTTTGAAATTGAAAAAGAAGTAAACCGTTTTAAAGCCGTAATATCAAAAGTAAAAAAAGAAATTGAGGATTTAAAAGATCATTTAGAAAAAGAAAAGATTCGTGATGGAGCATCCATCTTGGAATCACAATTACATATGTTAGATGATCCCATTTTATCTGAAAGAATAGAAATAGAAATAAAAAATACATGCTTTAATGCGGAAACTGTTTTTAAAAGAACTCTTGTTGAATACCAAAATAAGTTTCAAACTTTAGAAAACTCATTTTTTCAAGAAAAATTTAAAGATTTATATGATATTTCAAAACGAGTGTTAAATCATCTGCAACCACACAAAGGATCATCTATTAAAAATGTACCAGAAGGTAGTATTGTCTTTGGAAGAGAATTTACCGTTTCTGACATTGCTGAAGCTGATCCTAAAAAAATTAAAGGTTTTGTCTGTACTTTAGGTAGCTTAACTTCTCATGCAACGATTATTGCTAAAGCAAAAGGGATTCCCTATGTATCAGGAATTGATCTTAATTTGTGGAAGAATATTAAAAACGAATTGACAATTGTTGATGGCAAAGAAGGCACTATTATTATTTACCCACATGATGAGACTTTGGCTAAGTATTCAAGCCTTAGCGAAAAGATGACAAAGCAGTGGGAAAAACATCAAATCACTAAGCAATTAGATGCAGAAACCTATGATGGCTATCGGGTTAGACTTTCAGCTAATTTAGAGATGGTAAATGAAGTTCCTCATATTCATCAATACGGTGCAAGTGGCGTTGGATTATTTCGATCTGAGTATTTATTTCTTTCCAATGGCGAATTTCCCAAAGAAGAAGAGCAGTTTGAAATATATAAGCAAATGGTTTACCAGATGCAAGGTCAACCTATTGTCATTCGAGCCTTCGACATAGGTGGAGATAAATTTGGCTCGAAAGCTTCTCTTTATAAAGAAGACAATCCGTTTTTAGGTTGTAGAGCTATTCGTTTTTTATTAAAAGAACAAGAAATCTTTAAAAACCAGTTACGAGCTGTTTTAAGAGCTTCACTTTATGGGGATGTAAGTTTAATGTTTCCTATGATTTCAACTATTGGTGAAATAATAGAAGCAAAAAAAATTTTACAAGAAGTTAAAGATGAATTAATCGCAAAAGGGATGCAATTTAACAAGCCTTTAAGAGTTGGTTGCATGATCGAAGTTCCTTCAGCGGCCATCATTTCCGATATATTAGCAGAAGCTTGTGATTTTTTATCAATTGGTACAAATGATTTAGTGCAATACTCATTAGCCGTTGATAGAAGCAATTTAACACTAAGTAACTTGTACTCACAAACGCATTTAAGCATTATCCGCTTAATCAAGCATATTGTTAGCGAAGCTAACCAAAAAGGGGTTCCTGTTACCGTTTGTGGGGAAATAGCTGCAGACCCACGGTTTACCCCTCTTTTATTAGGTTTAGGAGTGCAAGAATTATCGGTCTCTTCCCGTTACATTCCTCTTATTAAAAATGCTATCCGTCACACAAGTATTGTTTCAGCAACAAAACTTGCGGAAAAAGCCTTAACGTTACATTCGTCAAAAGAAATAGATGAGTTACTACAAGAAGAATACGATAAGATCTGTCGAGAAGAGATTTCTTATTGTCACTCAGAATGCTAAAAGGATTTTCAATGAACGTACTTCAACTTAAGGAAAATTTTTCTCAAGCCATGCTACAAGTTCTGGAATCTAAAAATATCTTTTCTATTCCACAAATTACAATTTTAGAAGAACAATTGCTTCAGCCAAGTATTTATTATGGAGAGGCTTTAAATTCTGAAATGTTTAATGCACCTGTTACCTTTGTTACCTTAGAAGAAAAGGAAACGAATCGTAAAATCTATGTAGTTGTTTTTTTAATCGATACTTTTATGGGTGAGTCCTTTTCTTTAAAAAATATTGTTTGCGCCATAAAAATAGATAAATATTTAAATCGCATTGATTGGGATTTAAACTCAAAAGAAGATATCTTAGATTGCCCGATGCCCTATTATCTACGAGAAAATAGCGAGGATAAGCTTGCTTGGCAAAGATTAAAAAAGCTTATTGATGGAGATGTGCTAACAAAAGAATTAGGTGGTAAAGAAATTAGATTTAAGTTGTCTACTGCTACAGAAAAAATCGAATAAAATCTAGATTAGATTTTCAGCATGAAAGAGAAAAAGCATCTTTTAAATATTATTGAAATTTATGCAAGGATTTTTTGTGGATCAAATTACAGCATCTCAATACATGTAAACTTAAAGTACAATTAGTAAAAAATGAGTAAAACTTTGTCTTCAATCCACTAAAAAATGATAATTTGCTAGAAGCCGAATGGACTTAAACCGCCCAAACCACCACCCATACCAGGAATGCCAGGAACGGCTTTTGAAGATTTGTCTTTTAATTGTTCAAAAGCATCTTTGTATGCGGCTTTGATCAAATCTTGTAAACCTTCAACATCTTCTGGATCTACGCAATCTGGTTTAATAACAATTTTTGTTAATTCATTATCACCATTTAAAGTGACACTTACTAATCCATTACCCGCAGTACCTGTTACTTCCACATTTTTAAGTTCAGTTTGCATTTTGCTAAATTGTTCTTGTAACATTTTCGCTTGTTTTTTCTTTTTTGAAAAACCTGATCCCATAATTATTCCTATTTTTTCTGAATGGTTCCTTCTAATTCTACGGCAGCAAATTGTAGAATAGTATCATAACGACTTATTTTATCCTGAGAGAAGGTGGGTGGTGCTTTAGTCTCTTCGGATTGCTTTTTTTTACTGGCTAAAGGAATGTCTTTGATTGATGGGCTTGGATCAATTGTTATCGAAGGAGTCGGTTTAGGAACTTCTTTTTTTAATTCCGTTTGCTTACCTTCAACCTTTGAAATTCCCGGCTTAGCTTCAGTTTTAGTAATTTCTTGTTGTACTTCAATTATCGTTTCTTGCTTACTTTCTAATTTTTTTTCTAATTCGACGAGTTTTTGTACTAAAGCTTCAACAGATATTTTTTGTTTAATTCTAATTATTTTTAAAAGTAAAGCTTCTAAAAATATGCGGGGCGAAAAGCCTGTTTTTAGCTCATTTTGTCCTTCAATTAGTAAATCTAAAATAGTAAGACATTGTTCTTGGGTATAAATAGCTAAAGAATTTTGGTAGCTTTCTATATCATTTTTACTATTTAAAACATTAGATAAGGGCTTTCCAATTTTTAAGGATAATAAATTGCGATAGTGTTCACATAAATT contains these protein-coding regions:
- the uppP gene encoding Undecaprenyl-diphosphatase; protein product: MTIIQALFLGIIQGLTEFLPVSSSGHLTLFQLIFGFKNLEKLVLFDIVCHLGTLLAILIVYSKSLKEMFLSRNSLLPMVFIAILPLFPLVLLLKPIKSLYNQTEYLGFFFLFTAICLQIGIKAANTFQLKSNKSQALFVGVSQALALMPGVSRSGITISTGKFFGMTPQQALTFSFLLAIPTILGASSLELFHAYKNKELFTTFIDPFCYLIGFITSFLVGFFSLKFLQKLADKQQFSYFVWYCLAVGIFTIIYTNYL
- a CDS encoding ComEC/Rec2-related protein; this encodes MKNWLKWFESFWSAHPALYWGLLFCVNFAIFTTYHPLFLLLLIYLLFTASYSLTKVFASILLCITNLAYLNYHYKIPTIPPYGLQGSGYLQIDSIQLKSSFQGKQWVYKGFLKNWTCDNHLLAKNIPVNIFIPHNTNINRPVANKDYYVYGKIYHTKSYSYTFYPQKNKPWQTVNKSYSWAEKRYEVKESIKKYFSTLFTSKRDANFLSGIFLGEQEDPLLSFHFNRFGLQHILAVSGFHFGIIAFLLQCSLRTIFKVQFVFFSVILLITFYFILLGLSPSVLRAWIAIIAILIANRYGLCYSSLNILGIGLLTVIFIDPFYIYHLGFQFSFLTTSAILIFYPPFDSFLEKVLPKRFLNEALDLKVIHQLVYIVLQWIRKGIALSFAVNIATFPLTLYHFSKFPILSLVYNLFFPLCISIIFFLIFLLILSHILLFPMKSILLPICEKLVHSLLATIYNYPIQREIYLSVKKFSFIYLLLLLTITYTLGVFLYYKRKEQEKNIFFT
- the hprK gene encoding HPr kinase/phosphorylase; this translates as MYSVADLYDRFKDRLGLELVAGKSGLKRKIKVPEAHRPGLSLSGYLKNFVNKRILIFGRVEIEYLRDLLPIVRVTRLQSLLSTATPAVIVARRYLPPKELKEICEKNNIPLFRANLTTMNLMSKLTLLLVEEFSPTISCHGTLVEVFGVGVLIKGDSAVGKSETALGLVERGHRLISDDIVKVKKREAGYLEGFGAELTKHHMEIRGIGIINVAHLYGAVCVRDQKSIDIVVKLETWDDNQFYDRVGLEEKFCDLLGVQLPYHILPIKPGRDVVLLLETIALNHRLKGMGYNSAQDFTKRLAQEISSKKKYKRRI
- the ptsH gene encoding Phosphocarrier protein HPr produces the protein MKCEKDLKVKNSMGLHTRPATYIVKLLQGCKSSVHMTYKKETVNAKSILSLLMLALRKNSKVKITVEGDDAPEIMEKLTQAFDNCFEESL
- the ptsI gene encoding Phosphoenolpyruvate-protein phosphotransferase, with protein sequence MESLAQECFLIGVGLSPGIGIGKPYIYEVDEFPNSESILPFFEIEKEVNRFKAVISKVKKEIEDLKDHLEKEKIRDGASILESQLHMLDDPILSERIEIEIKNTCFNAETVFKRTLVEYQNKFQTLENSFFQEKFKDLYDISKRVLNHLQPHKGSSIKNVPEGSIVFGREFTVSDIAEADPKKIKGFVCTLGSLTSHATIIAKAKGIPYVSGIDLNLWKNIKNELTIVDGKEGTIIIYPHDETLAKYSSLSEKMTKQWEKHQITKQLDAETYDGYRVRLSANLEMVNEVPHIHQYGASGVGLFRSEYLFLSNGEFPKEEEQFEIYKQMVYQMQGQPIVIRAFDIGGDKFGSKASLYKEDNPFLGCRAIRFLLKEQEIFKNQLRAVLRASLYGDVSLMFPMISTIGEIIEAKKILQEVKDELIAKGMQFNKPLRVGCMIEVPSAAIISDILAEACDFLSIGTNDLVQYSLAVDRSNLTLSNLYSQTHLSIIRLIKHIVSEANQKGVPVTVCGEIAADPRFTPLLLGLGVQELSVSSRYIPLIKNAIRHTSIVSATKLAEKALTLHSSKEIDELLQEEYDKICREEISYCHSEC
- a CDS encoding Nucleoid-associated protein; translated protein: MGSGFSKKKKQAKMLQEQFSKMQTELKNVEVTGTAGNGLVSVTLNGDNELTKIVIKPDCVDPEDVEGLQDLIKAAYKDAFEQLKDKSSKAVPGIPGMGGGLGGLSPFGF